CTTATGCCCTCGTCCCGACGTCGTGCGTAGCATAATCGGTCCCGCGTAATCTACGCCCGAGATGAGGAATGGTCGGTGGGGCGTGATGCGGTCCAGCGGCAATGAACTCATTAATTGAGAAGCAGGACGACCGCTGAATCGAGCGCAGCGGACACAGTCCCGAATAACCGAGCGTACCAAAGCGCCTCCACGCAGAATCCAGAATTTCCGTAAAAGTAAACTTCTTGTTAATTGTGGTCCTCCATGAAGCGTGCGGTGATGCGCATCCAGAATAAGAAGTATTGCAAGGGGGCAGGATTTTGCCACGATGATGGGATGTTTTTCATCGTAGGAGAGCATTGCGTTGGTTCACCGCCCTCCGACTCGAAGCAACCCTTCCTTGTCGAGAAATGGTCGGAGCGAAGCCAATGGAGAACCCTTGGACAGTTCTCGACCTTGACGGAGTTGTTCGATGTCCTTTTCGAAGTGGTTCCGTTGAGATGTTCGTAGAGCGACTCGCAGGGCATGTGCTCGCTCTAGAGTCCGGATGGGACCCTTTTCGCACGGCTTCATCTGAGCTagtcttgaaaatctaaaacaaTAGGATAGAACTTGTAAAAGACGTGTTAACGAGGAGAAGCGGGAAAAGAGTTCCTCCTGGGTCCTGTTCGTATGCACGTGAACAGTGACCCTCCTCTTTTCCAGGTCGATGGATCCATCTTCTTCTGGGATACTAGTTGGCCAGAGGTTAGACTTCTGAGCTAACCAGGAAGGTCCGTGCCACCAAAGCTTAGAGTTCAGCAGTTCCGATGGTGAGATACCGCGCGTTGCCAAGTCCGCGGGATTGCTGGACGATTGCACGTGCCTCCACCGATCAGCCGGAATGCGTGTCTGAATGCTGGACACCCGATGAGCCACAAAGGGTTTCCAGAGAGATGCATGGCCTCGTATCCAGCTCAGGGCCACACTGGAATCGGTCCAAGCGGTCAACGTTGCCGGTAAGTCCAGACCGTCCCTTACTTGGGTCATGAGTTTTGACAAAAGTACCGCGCTGACCAGCTCTAGCCTTGGTATTGTCAGGGCTTTGACTGGGGCCACCTTGGTCTTCGCCACCAAAAGCATGGTTGAAATTTCTCCCTTATGCATTACTCGCAGATAGACGGCTGCAGCGTAGGCCCTTTGAGATGCATCGCAGAACCCGTGCAACTCCACCTTCTCGGTGCGATCTCCCAAGTAGCGAGTCCAGCGTGGAATTGAAAGAGCGTCGAGCTGGCTAAGGGAGGTCCTGAAGGAGTGCCAAGTGGTTTGGATAGCTTCAGGTAGGTCTTGGTCCCAATCGATACCGAGTAGCCAGAGatcttgtaataatattttggcGTAAATTAACACCGGTGCTGTCCAGCCCAGTGGATCGAAGAAGCTCGCCACCTCCGAGAGGATCGATCTTTTTGAGATTTTATCCGATTGGCTCATTGGACCGGCGACCCGAAGAGAAAAAGTGTCGTCGCGGGGACACCAGATTACACCCAAGGTACTAACTCCTGTTTTCTCATGAAAGCGGTGGGATTCAGTACTGTCCTCTTCCTGAAGCTGCGGTAGATTCGAAGCCCACTTACTTAGTTCGAATCCACCAGCTCTAAAGATAGATATAACCTGGCGTTTTAATTCGAATGCATTTTCTAAATCATCCGCTCCGGCTAGAATATCGTCGACATATGTATGTCGTTGTATCGCTCGAGCTCCAAGGGGAAAACGACCTCCTTCATCCTTAGCCAGTTGTGCCAGCACCCTCAATGCCAAAAAGGGGGCACAGGCGGTCCCATAGGTGACTGTGGTTAATTGGTAATCTTGCACTGAAACGCCAGGGTTCGGACGCCATAAAATCCTTTGCCAATCCGCATCTGCCTGGTGTACCTTTATTTGacgaaacattttaataatatcagtagtaAAAGCTACACGAAACAGACGCCAGCGAGTCAGAATGAGCCATAAGTCTGTTTGCATTTTAGGTCCAGTTGCCAAGCAATCATTCAGGGAGTATCCTGAAGCGGTCCGGAACGACGCGTTGAAGACTACCCGAATCTTCGCAGTGGGATCGTGCTTCTTCACAACAGCGTGATGAGGTAAATAGTACGCCGGATGCTGGGGTCCGGTTCCGATGCAACCTGCATATGATTCAAGGTTAGATACTCCTTCATAAAGCTACCATAGCTTTCCTTCAAGCTGTCATTTGACACAAGCCGACGTTCAcagtttaacattaattttagaGCTGTCGACCTGGAAGGTTTAAGTGTGGCAACTGGATCTCGGATGAATGGTAAGCAAACAATATACCGACCGTTTGAATCCCGCGTATGAGTTTCCTGGAAATGCCTCTCGCACCTCTCCTCTTCCTCGGATAGTGGGGTTGGCTCCCTCACCTCCTCCACTTCCCAGAACCGTTGGAGAAGCTTGGTGACGGAGTCCTCCGTCTGAGTGTGAAAGCTACGAGCTGTCCCAGTTACCAAAGAGTTGTCTAAGGAAGTGGTCCCCATTAACACCCAGCCGAAAGGGGTGAGTTTGGCGATAGGCGATCCTTCGGGTCCCACACGAGTTCCTTCCTAGAAGAGGCTCCCGCACACATCGGCTCCAAGAATAAGATCCACACGAGATGGCACGCCAAAGTCTGGGTCTGCCAAAGGAAGGCCTTGAAGGTGAGGCCAAGAAGAGCCTTTGACTTGGTGTGTTGGCAACAAAGAAGTGAGCTTCCTTAGCACTAGAGCTCGAACGGACAGCCGGAAGTCTTCGGAATGACGGGAACGGACGACAAAGTTCACTTCACGGGTTGCAACTCCACTTTCTTGTTCCTGGACTCCCGAAATTGCGACCCGTACCGCCCGCCGTGGCAAGCGCAGGGCTTGGGCGACCCAGGAGGTCACGAAGGACGAGTCCGACCCAGTGTCAAGAAGAGCTCGGACCTCGATCATTTCTCCAGACGGCGCCTCCAACTTGACACGGGCTGTAGCTAACAGTGCAACTGAGCGAGACACCGTTAGGGCAAGAGCGTTTGCAGTTGAAGGACCTTGATCGGAAGATAAGCCAGCGGTGTCACCAGACGTTGATGCCTTTTGTACCATCTTTGTTGGAGACGGGCTCGATGTCATTGCATCATGCAGCAGAGTGTGGTGTCGTCGACTGCAGGCCAAGCATTTCTGCGAGGAAGGACACTTCTGCTGCTCGTGTCCAGTGTTCAGGCAGTTGTAGCAAACACCCAGTTCTTCTGCGCGTCCCTTGCGTTTGGCCGGAGATAATGTTTTAAACTTTGTACAATATCCTAGTCCATGATTGCCAGAACAAGAGGGGCATTTCCGGGAAGCCGTATTTTTCGTTGTGTGGAAAGTCGATGCAGACTTCTTAACGGCGGTACCCCCTTTAATTTTAGACTTGCCGTCGTTGCTGGGAGTAGCCTGAGCAGCAGGGTCTGTCATCTGAGCGGCATCCAACGCCTGGATGCGGTTTTCCAGGAACTTAGACAGCTCATAGAATGATGGTATCTCCCTAGAATTCACCAAGGAAGTTTCCCAGGCCAGGTGAGTATCTTTGTCCAATTTTTGGGTTAATAGGTAGACGAACCATTCATCCCAGGCTGTGACTGGTTTCTTCAAGGTAGTATATGCTCGAATCGTTTGTCGAAATGTATCGAGCAGTCGTTTTAATTCCGAAGCCGATTGTTGTTTTGCAGGTGGGCAGGCGAGGAGAGCACGATGATGCGAAAATGATAATAAGCGAGAATTTCCGTATCGTAGCTCTAAATCCTCCCAAGCTCCACGGTAACCAGCCTCCGTAATGGGGGTATTTTGAATCACTTCCGCCGCACTTCCGGTCAAACTTGACTTCAGATAGAGGAGTTTTTTAACATCCGATAAGTGGGGTACGTCATGTACCAGGCTCTTAAATAAGTCGCGGAAGCTTTCCCACTGTAGGGGGTCACCGGAGAAGGTCGGAAGATCAATTTTTGGCAGCTGTGGCTGCGCTGCAATCTGCTCGACCTCAGAGCGTAGCGAAGGAGTTCGATCCGCGAGCTGCTGCGCTATCATTGCCGACGTGTTTAAATAGGCCTCCTCTATCGCTGAAAAAACGTCTTGTTGCACATAAGAACTTGCTGCGGCTTCTTTGCATCGCATCAAAGCTCGATGCCCGGAAAAGAAGGAGCTCCAGTAGCGGTCAAGGAGACCCATTCGCTGCTCCAATACGGCGCGAGTTATTTTATCCTTCCCCAGTTTGCAAAGGTTGCTCCAGAACCGCTGGATCCAGCCGGCGAGTTCTTCTTGTTCACGTAGGAGGTCGGAGAATGAGGCGGTGTTCGGCATGAtgagattttttttttttttgaagttctcacttaagtataatttttaaaaaatttcagatgcAGCTGTTGAAACCACCGATAGTTGTCACCGAATTTGGATCGACTTCTAGAAGTATCAGCTGTCGCGAGTTTGTAAACACTGACTGGTCGGCCGACACCGAAACGACAACAAGTGACGTCACAGCACGAGTACGAAAGAGAAAAGAAGCGAGGCGACGCGAGCGAGTTGAATTTAGCAGAACCGAAGAAGCGGAAAACACACTCCACTTTTCGAATAGGCACTCACTAGTTCTCCAGCACAACACTAGTCACTTCCACTCAAGGCACGAAGGAACGGGTTCGTTTCTcgcatccggctcgaaggaccaaatgttCGGGGAATTTGTTTGATAGAGAAATCTCAAATTCAAATTGTCTGCCCGAAATGAAGATTTGCCGGTCTGCACGAACGAAGCTACTCGTTATTCGTTTGGAAGGGTTGGAAGACTGAAAGAGTGTATTTTAAAGagagatttaaatgtatttaaagaatataagttCACAAAAAGACTGTTGACGTTTACTCGCTCGCTTCTATTTACGTACTAGACTCGATCGCGATTACCCCTCCCTTTATACTGGTCTTCCAGGAACTCTCCAGAACTTTGGcgttactcgaaatttcacgatgtctcgcggctgccctcccgctccgcaccactctccccgaggcctacgaggcgggaagtacacaaacggaagggaagctcgtcgagacatcgttcgtcaaatttaaaaccaaaacacaaacgttctgggaatttctggagcgatccttgaccgtttcttgaacattgataataataagagtaatgagaatagtaattgtcgtcctatcgatcatataagcataatatggcttataatatgagttagattgataataataagtgtaataagtatagtaattgtcattctatcgatcatataagcataatatggctaataatatgagttagattgataataatgagagtaataagtatagtaattgtcgttctatcgatcatataagcataatatggctaataatatgagttagattgataataataagtgtaataagtgtagtgattgtcgttctatcgatcatataagcataatatggctaataatatgagttagattgataataataagagtaataagtatattaattgtcgtcgtatcgatcatataagcataatatggctaataatatgagttaggttaataataataagagtaatgagtatagtaattgtcgtactatcgatcatataagcataatatggctaataatatgagttagattgataataataagtgtaataagtgtagtgattgtcgttctatcgatcatataagcataatatggctaataatatgagttagattgataataataagagtaataagtatattaattgtcgttatatcgatcatattagcataatatggctaataatatgagttagattgataataataagaataatgagtatagtaattgtcgtcctatcgatcatataagcataatatcgcttataatatgagttagattgataataataagcgtaatgagtatagtaattgtcgttatatcgatcatataagcataatatggctaataatatgagttagattgataataataagtttaataagcatagtaattgtcgttctatcggtcatataaccataatatggctaataatatgagttagattgataataatgagagtaataggtatagtaattgtcgttctatcgatcatataagcataatatggctaataatatgagttagattgataataataagtgtaataagtgtagtgattgtcgttctatcgatcatataagcataatatggctaataatatgagttagattgataataataagagtaataagtatgttaattgtcgttatatcgatcatattagcataatatggctaataatatgagttagattgataataataagaataatgagtatagtaattgtcgtcctatcgatcatataagcataatatcgcttataatatgagttagattgataataataagtgtaataagtgtagtgattgtcgttctatcgatcatataagcataatatggctaataatatgagttagattgataataataagagtaataagtatattaattgtcgttatatcgatcatataagcataatatggctaataatatgagttagattgataataataagagtaatgagtatagtaattgtcgtcgtatcgatcatataagcataatatggctaataatatgagttagattgataataataagagtaatgagtattgtaattgtcgtcctatcgatcatataagcataatatggctaataatatgagttcgattgataataataagagcaatgagaatagtaattgtagttatatcgatcatataagcataatatggctaataatatgagttagactgataataataagagtaatgagtatagtaattgtcgtcctatcgatcatataagcataatatggctaataatatgagttagattgataataataagatattaagtatattaattgtcgtcatatcgatcatatctgcataagattgttaataatatgagttggattgataacagtgagtgtaataagtatagtaattgtcgttctatcgaacatatgagcataatatggctaataatatgagttaaattgataataataagagtaatgagtatagtaattgtcgtcctatcgatcatataagcctaatatggctaataatatgagttagattgataataataagagtaataagtatagtaattctcgttctatcgatcatataagcataatatggcaaataatatgagttagattgataataataagagtaatgagtatagtaattgtcgtcctatcgatcatataggcataatatggctaataatatgagttagattgataataataagcgtaatgagtatcgtaattgtcgttctatcgatcacataagcataatatggctaataatatgagttagattgataataataagattaataagtattgtaatggtcgttctatcggtcatataaccataatatggctaataatatgagtttgattgataacagtgtgtgtaataagtatagtaattgtcgttatatcgatcatatctgcataatattgttaataatatgagttggattgataacagtgagtgtaataagtatagtaattgtcgttctatcgatcatatgagcataatatggctaataatatgagttagattgataataataagagtaatgagtatagtaattgtcgtcctatcgatcatatctgcataatattgttaataatatgagttggattgataacagtgagtgtaataagtatagtaattgtcgttctatcgatcatataagcataatatggctaataatatgagttagattgataataataagtgtaataagtgtagtgattgtcgttatatcgatcatataagcataatatggctaataatatgagttagattgataataataagagtaatgagtatagtaattgtcgtcctatcgatcataaaagcatagtatggctaataatatgagttagattgataataataagagtaatgagtatagtaattgtcgtcctatcgatcatataagcataatatggctaataatatgagttagattgataataataagagtaatgagtatagtaattgtcgtcctatcgatcatataagcataatatggctaataatatgagttagattgataataataagacgaataagtatagtaattgtcgttctatcgatcatataagcataatatggctgataatatgagttagattgataataataagaataatgagtatagtaattgtcgtcctatcgatcatataagcatagtatggctaataatatgagttagattgataataataagagtaatgagtatagtaattgtcgttctatcggtcatataaccataatatggctaataatatgtgtttgattgattacagtgagtgtaataagtatagtaattgtcgttatatcgatcatataagcataatatggctaataatatgagttagattgataataataagagtaatgagtatagtaattgtcgtccta
This is a stretch of genomic DNA from Megachile rotundata isolate GNS110a unplaced genomic scaffold, iyMegRotu1 scaffold0455, whole genome shotgun sequence. It encodes these proteins:
- the LOC143266379 gene encoding uncharacterized protein LOC143266379, with protein sequence MGTTSLDNSLVTGTARSFHTQTEDSVTKLLQRFWEVEEVREPTPLSEEEERCERHFQETHTRDSNGRYIVCLPFIRDPVATLKPSRSTALKLMLNCERRLVSNDSLKESYGCIGTGPQHPAYYLPHHAVVKKHDPTAKIRVVFNASFRTASGYSLNDCLATGPKMQTDLWLILTRWRLFRVAFTTDIIKMFRQIKVHQADADWQRILWRPNPGVSVQDYQLTTVTYGTACAPFLALRVLAQLAKDEGGRFPLGARAIQRHTYVDDILAGADDLENAFELKRQVISIFRAGGFELSKWASNLPQLQEEDSTESHRFHEKTGVSTLGVIWCPRDDTFSLRVAGPMSQSDKISKRSILSEVASFFDPLGWTAPVLIYAKILLQDLWLLGIDWDQDLPEAIQTTWHSFRTSLSQLDALSIPRWTRYLGDRTEKVELHGFCDASQRAYAAAVYLRVMHKGEISTMLLVAKTKVAPVKALTIPRLELVSAVLLSKLMTQVRDGLDLPATLTAWTDSSVALSWIRGHASLWKPFVAHRVSSIQTRIPADRWRHVQSSSNPADLATRGISPSELLNSKLWWHGPSWLAQKSNLWPTSIPEEDGSIDLEKRRVTVHVHTNRTQEELFSRFSSLTRLLQVLSYCFRFSRLAQMKPCEKGPIRTLERAHALRVALRTSQRNHFEKDIEQLRQGRELSKGSPLASLRPFLDKEGLLRVGGR
- the LOC143266380 gene encoding uncharacterized protein LOC143266380 gives rise to the protein MPNTASFSDLLREQEELAGWIQRFWSNLCKLGKDKITRAVLEQRMGLLDRYWSSFFSGHRALMRCKEAAASSYVQQDVFSAIEEAYLNTSAMIAQQLADRTPSLRSEVEQIAAQPQLPKIDLPTFSGDPLQWESFRDLFKSLVHDVPHLSDVKKLLYLKSSLTGSAAEVIQNTPITEAGYRGAWEDLELRYGNSRLLSFSHHRALLACPPAKQQSASELKRLLDTFRQTIRAYTTLKKPVTAWDEWFVYLLTQKLDKDTHLAWETSLVNSREIPSFYELSKFLENRIQALDAAQMTDPAAQATPSNDGKSKIKGGTAVKKSASTFHTTKNTASRKCPSCSGNHGLGYCTKFKTLSPAKRKGRAEELGVCYNCLNTGHEQQKCPSSQKCLACSRRHHTLLHDAMTSSPSPTKMVQKASTSGDTAGLSSDQGPSTANALALTVSRSVALLATARVKLEAPSGEMIEVRALLDTGSDSSFVTSWVAQALRLPRRAVRVAISGVQEQESGVATREVNFVVRSRHSEDFRLSVRALVLRKLTSLLPTHQVKGSSWPHLQGLPLADPDFGVPSRVDLILGADVCGSLF